TCATGCCGAGCACGGTCCCCAGCAGACCAAGCAGGGGGGAAATCGTGGCAATGGTCCCGAGCAAGCCAAGAAACCGCTCCAGCGGCGCGGCTTCCCGGCTGCCGGTTTCCTCGACCACGGTCTTGATCTGATCCCGGGAACGGCCGTGGGCGCGCAGCGCCGAAAGCAGAATCCTCGACAAGGGCGTATCGCTACGCTGGCAGACAACGACAGCCTCGTCGATACGGTTTTTCAGGACCAGCTGCTCCACGTCCCGCACCAGCTCGTCACGCCCTCTGCCGACCCTGAAAAACATCCACAGCCGTTCGAAAAATATCGCCAGAGCCATAATCGAACAGAGCAGAATGGGATACATCAGGGGGCCACCCTTTTGAAAAAGTTCAAGCATTGTACGGATATTCCTTTCAAAGGTTGATAAACAGTGTGTGCCTAAAAATCTCGAATCAACATCAGATTACAATATCCAAAAACTTTATTTACAGAGGTTTTTACAGACGCAAATCAATCCGGACAGCGACATCCCCCTTCATCGGGAACCGATTTGAATCCCTCCAGAAGAATGGCGTAGGTTTCCTCGAGGTGCTGGGGGATGACCCTGACTTCGGCGAATACCGGCATGAAATTGGTATCCCCGGTCCAGCGGGGCACGATATGCATATGCAGGTGATCGGCCACGCCGGCACC
This portion of the Syntrophotalea acetylenica genome encodes:
- a CDS encoding MotA/TolQ/ExbB proton channel family protein codes for the protein MLELFQKGGPLMYPILLCSIMALAIFFERLWMFFRVGRGRDELVRDVEQLVLKNRIDEAVVVCQRSDTPLSRILLSALRAHGRSRDQIKTVVEETGSREAAPLERFLGLLGTIATISPLLGLLGTVLGMIRAFTVIATVGMGTPETLGGGISEALITTAAGLSVAIPVILLHKYLTSRLDHMVLKMEESSLRLVDLLGE